Part of the Kamptonema formosum PCC 6407 genome, CCCGCCGGATTAATGACTTAAAGCAAGCTGGATCGTTTGTAATTGGCTTTTCTGTGGTAATGCCTTTGTTAAATGCTCTGATTGGGATCGGAATAGCAAAGCTTTTAGGTCTGTCTGTAGGCAACGCTCTACTTTTTGCGGTATTATGTGCAAGTGCATCCTATATAGCGGTTCCTGCTGCAATGCGGATGAGCGTGCCTGAAGCAAATCCCAGTTTATATATATCAATGGCACTAGCATTGACATTTCCATTTAACATTATCATTGGTATTCCGGTGTATTTACAGATTATTAACCGATTTTGGAATTGAATTTAATGGATACGATTAAGCGCATCGAAATAATTGTTCCCGCAATCGAACTCAAACCTGTGGTGAAACGGCTCGAAAAACTTGGGATTATTAAGTATAATATCATTCGCCAAGTGATAGGTAGGGGGGAGTTTGGGGAATCCAGCGACGATCTTGATGCTCAATTAAGTAGCGTGTATATCTTAACAACTTGTTTAGCTGGACAGGAAGATGCGGTGTTTTTAGAATTGCAGTCGATCCTACAAAAGTTTGGTGGTGTATTTTTGGTATCAGATGCGGTGTGCTATCGGTGTTAAGAAGAAAATGGAAGATGGGGAAGATGGGGAAGATGGGGGAGATGGGGAAGATGGGGAAGATGGGGAGAAAATTTCCCCAATTAGCAATTAGCAATTAGCAATTAGCAATTAGCAATTACAAATTAGCAATTACAAATTACCAATTACAAATTACCAATTACCAAATTTCTTAGTACACTCAGGGTTAGACTCCACAGCACAAATCAATGGAAACTTTCCCCGCGCACGCTCAACCGGAAATTCGCTCAGCTAACGGGCAACAGGAAGGCAAAACCCAACAGCCTAGACAAGATTTTGATGCCGCAATGATGCGGCGGTGTATCGAACTTGCCCGCTGTGCTTTAGGTAAAACGGCTCCTAATCCTTTAGTTGGTTCTGCGATCGTTCGAGATGGTCTAGTTGTCGGGGAAGGTTTTCATCCAGGTGCAGGAATGCCCCACGCAGAAGTTTTTGCGCTGAGGGAAGCAGGAGAAAAAGCTCTAGGAGCGACTGTTTACGTTAACCTGGAGCCTTGCAACCACTATGGCCGTACTCCTCCGTGTTCGGAAGCTTTAATTGCGGCTGGTGTGGCAAAAGTAGTGGTGGGAATGGTCGATCCAAATCCTTTGGTATCTGGGGGTGGGATTGCTAGATTGCGGGAAGCTGGGATTGAGGTTGTGGTAGGCGTGGAAGAGGAAGCTTGTCGCAAGCTGAATGAGGCTTTTATCCATCGGATTTTATACCGCCGACCTTTTGGAATTTTGAAATATGCGATGACTCTGGACGGTAAAATTGCGACCAGTTCGGGTCATAGCGCTTGGGTGACGGGGGAGGAGGCGCGATCGCAGGTACATGGTTTACGGATAGCTTGCGATGCTGTGATTGTTGGGGGTAATACGGTGCGGCTAGATAATCCTCAATTGACGAGTCACCAAGAAGGTAGACACAATCCTCTGCGGGTGGTGATGAGCCGTACTCTGGATTTGCCGAAGT contains:
- a CDS encoding P-II family nitrogen regulator — translated: MDTIKRIEIIVPAIELKPVVKRLEKLGIIKYNIIRQVIGRGEFGESSDDLDAQLSSVYILTTCLAGQEDAVFLELQSILQKFGGVFLVSDAVCYRC
- the ribD gene encoding bifunctional diaminohydroxyphosphoribosylaminopyrimidine deaminase/5-amino-6-(5-phosphoribosylamino)uracil reductase RibD yields the protein METFPAHAQPEIRSANGQQEGKTQQPRQDFDAAMMRRCIELARCALGKTAPNPLVGSAIVRDGLVVGEGFHPGAGMPHAEVFALREAGEKALGATVYVNLEPCNHYGRTPPCSEALIAAGVAKVVVGMVDPNPLVSGGGIARLREAGIEVVVGVEEEACRKLNEAFIHRILYRRPFGILKYAMTLDGKIATSSGHSAWVTGEEARSQVHGLRIACDAVIVGGNTVRLDNPQLTSHQEGRHNPLRVVMSRTLDLPKSSRLWETGDASTLVLTQEGTNPEFREFLGSRGVEVVDLSPLTPASAMAYLYDRSFLSVLWECGGILAASAIADGSVQKILAFIAPKIVGGQGSPSPVGDLGFARMTEAIALERVSWHSVGADCLVEGYLKIKD